Proteins co-encoded in one Enterobacter sp. R4-368 genomic window:
- the trpD gene encoding bifunctional anthranilate synthase glutamate amidotransferase component TrpG/anthranilate phosphoribosyltransferase TrpD — protein sequence MADILLLDNIDSFTYNLADQLRASGHNVVIYRNHVPAQTLIDRLQTMQNPVLMLSPGPGAPSEAGCMPELLTRLRGKLPIIGICLGHQAIVEAYGGYVGQAGEILHGKASSIEHDGQAMFAGLSNPLPVARYHSLVGSNIPAGLTINAHFNGMVMAVRHDADRVCGFQFHPESILTTQGARLLEQTLAWALQKLEQTNTLQPILEKLYQAQTLSQQESHQLFSAVVRGELKPEQLAAALVSMKIRGEHPNEIAGAATALLENAAPFPRPDYAFADIVGTGGDGSNSINISTASAFVAAACGLKVAKHGNRSVSSRSGSSDLLAAFGINLDMNADKSRAALDELGVCFLFAPKYHTGFRHAMPVRQQLKTRTLFNVLGPLINPAHPPLALIGVYSPELVLPIAETLRVLGYQRAAVVHSGGMDEVSLHAPTLVAELHAGEIKSYQLTAADFGLTPYHQEALAGGTPEENRDILTRLLQGKGEAAHEAAVAANVAMLMRLHGEDDLQANAQKVLDVLHSGAAYDKVTALAARG from the coding sequence ATGGCTGACATTCTGCTGCTTGATAACATCGATTCCTTTACTTACAACCTGGCGGATCAGCTGCGTGCGAGCGGACACAACGTGGTGATTTACCGTAACCATGTTCCGGCGCAGACCTTGATAGATCGCCTTCAGACAATGCAAAACCCGGTGCTGATGCTTTCGCCAGGCCCAGGCGCACCGTCTGAAGCGGGCTGCATGCCGGAGCTGCTTACGCGGTTGCGTGGAAAGTTACCGATTATCGGTATCTGCCTCGGTCACCAGGCGATTGTTGAAGCCTATGGCGGCTACGTCGGCCAGGCGGGTGAAATCCTGCACGGCAAAGCCTCAAGTATCGAACACGATGGCCAGGCGATGTTCGCGGGGTTAAGCAACCCGCTTCCCGTTGCGCGTTACCACTCACTGGTGGGCAGCAACATCCCGGCAGGATTAACCATCAATGCCCATTTTAACGGCATGGTGATGGCGGTGCGTCACGACGCCGATCGCGTTTGCGGTTTCCAGTTCCACCCGGAGTCGATTTTGACCACGCAAGGCGCACGTCTGCTGGAACAAACGCTGGCCTGGGCGCTGCAAAAACTGGAGCAGACAAATACGCTGCAACCGATTCTGGAAAAACTGTATCAGGCGCAAACACTCAGCCAGCAGGAGAGCCACCAGCTTTTCTCTGCGGTGGTACGCGGCGAGCTGAAGCCGGAACAACTGGCGGCCGCGCTGGTCAGTATGAAAATTCGCGGTGAGCATCCCAACGAAATTGCCGGAGCGGCCACCGCACTGCTGGAGAATGCCGCGCCGTTCCCGCGCCCGGACTATGCTTTTGCCGATATCGTCGGCACCGGTGGCGACGGCAGCAACAGCATCAATATTTCCACCGCCAGTGCATTTGTCGCTGCTGCGTGCGGATTGAAAGTTGCCAAACACGGCAATCGCAGCGTGTCGAGCCGTTCCGGCTCATCGGATTTGCTGGCGGCATTTGGTATTAATCTGGATATGAACGCAGATAAATCGCGTGCCGCGCTCGATGAGCTGGGTGTCTGTTTCCTGTTTGCGCCGAAGTATCACACCGGTTTTCGCCACGCAATGCCGGTCCGTCAGCAGTTGAAAACCCGCACGCTGTTCAACGTGCTCGGCCCGTTGATTAATCCGGCGCACCCCCCGCTGGCGCTGATCGGCGTCTATAGCCCGGAGCTGGTGCTGCCGATTGCCGAAACCCTGCGCGTCCTCGGTTATCAGCGTGCGGCAGTCGTACATAGCGGCGGCATGGACGAAGTGTCACTGCATGCGCCTACACTGGTTGCCGAACTGCACGCTGGCGAAATCAAAAGTTACCAACTCACCGCTGCCGACTTTGGCCTGACACCGTACCATCAGGAGGCGCTGGCTGGCGGGACACCGGAAGAAAACCGTGACATTCTGACACGCTTACTCCAGGGTAAAGGTGAGGCCGCGCATGAAGCCGCCGTCGCCGCCAATGTCGCCATGCTGATGCGTCTGCACGGCGAAGATGATTTACAGGCCAACGCGCAGAAGGTTCTGGATGTGCTGCACAGCGGAGCAGCCTACGACAAAGTCACCGCACTTGCGGCAAGAGGGTAA
- a CDS encoding anthranilate synthase component 1, with protein MQTQKPALELLTSNASYRSNPTALFHQLCAARPATLLLESADIDSKSDLKSLLLVDSALRITALGDTVTITALTENGAALLALLDNALPAGVENTLLPDGRELRFPPVSSLLDEDARLCSLSVFDAFRLLQNLVDVPYDEREAMFFGGLFAYDLVAGFEDLPQLTHDRRCPDYCFYLAETLLVIDHQKQQTRIQASLFTPSAEEKDRLLQRIDTLRQQLDHPAGALPVEKVEHMRCDCNQSDEEYGAVVREMQKAIRAGEIFQVVPSRRFTLPCPSPLAAYEVLKKSNPSPYMFFMQDNDFTLFGASPESSLKYDASNRQIEIYPIAGTRPRGRRPDGSLDRDLDSRIELEMRTDHKELSEHLMLVDLARNDLARICTPGSRYVADLTKVDRYSYVMHLVSRVVGELRQDLDVLHAYRACMNMGTLSGAPKVRAMQLIAKAEGTRRGSYGGAVGYFTAHGDLDTCIVIRSAWVEDGVATVQAGAGVVLDSVPQSEADETRNKARAVLRAIATAHHAQETF; from the coding sequence ATGCAAACGCAAAAACCAGCACTCGAACTTCTGACCAGCAACGCCAGCTACCGCAGTAACCCGACGGCGTTGTTCCATCAATTATGCGCTGCCCGCCCGGCAACCCTGCTGCTGGAATCAGCGGATATTGATAGTAAAAGTGACTTAAAAAGCCTGCTGTTGGTTGATAGCGCATTGCGTATCACCGCGCTTGGTGACACTGTCACCATTACAGCATTAACTGAAAATGGAGCAGCACTCCTGGCGCTGCTGGATAACGCCCTTCCAGCCGGTGTTGAAAACACCCTGCTGCCCGATGGGCGCGAGCTGCGATTCCCGCCGGTCAGCAGCCTGCTGGATGAAGACGCCCGCCTCTGTTCGCTCTCTGTGTTTGATGCTTTTCGCTTATTACAAAACCTGGTCGACGTCCCTTACGATGAACGCGAAGCCATGTTCTTCGGCGGCTTGTTCGCGTATGACCTGGTAGCCGGTTTTGAAGATTTACCGCAGCTTACGCACGATCGCCGTTGCCCGGACTACTGCTTTTACCTCGCCGAAACCTTACTGGTGATCGACCACCAGAAACAGCAAACCCGTATCCAGGCAAGCCTGTTTACGCCTTCAGCAGAGGAAAAAGACCGCCTGCTCCAGCGAATCGACACCCTGCGCCAGCAGCTGGATCACCCGGCCGGGGCGTTGCCGGTGGAGAAAGTTGAACATATGCGCTGCGACTGCAACCAGAGTGATGAAGAGTACGGCGCAGTGGTTCGCGAAATGCAAAAAGCGATTCGCGCGGGCGAGATTTTTCAGGTAGTACCGTCTCGTCGCTTCACCCTGCCTTGCCCTTCACCGCTGGCGGCTTACGAAGTGTTAAAAAAGAGCAACCCCAGCCCGTACATGTTCTTTATGCAGGATAACGATTTCACGCTGTTCGGTGCCTCACCGGAAAGCTCGCTGAAATACGACGCCAGCAACCGCCAGATTGAGATCTACCCTATCGCCGGTACCCGTCCGCGTGGACGCCGTCCGGATGGTTCACTGGATCGCGATCTCGACAGCCGTATTGAACTGGAGATGCGTACCGACCACAAAGAGCTGTCAGAACACTTAATGCTGGTGGATCTGGCGCGTAATGATCTGGCGCGCATCTGTACACCGGGTAGCCGCTATGTCGCTGATTTAACCAAAGTCGATCGCTACTCCTACGTGATGCACCTGGTTTCACGCGTGGTGGGTGAGCTGCGTCAGGATCTGGATGTTCTGCACGCCTACCGCGCCTGCATGAACATGGGCACCTTGAGCGGTGCGCCAAAAGTGCGCGCAATGCAGTTAATCGCCAAAGCGGAAGGCACACGTCGCGGTAGTTACGGCGGCGCGGTGGGTTATTTCACCGCCCATGGCGATCTGGATACCTGCATCGTGATTCGTTCTGCGTGGGTGGAGGACGGTGTGGCAACGGTACAGGCAGGCGCGGGTGTCGTGCTGGATTCCGTTCCGCAATCCGAAGCCGATGAAACCCGTAATAAAGCTCGCGCGGTTCTGCGCGCTATCGCTACCGCACACCACGCTCAGGAGACTTTCTGA
- the rnm gene encoding RNase AM, giving the protein MSDTNYAIIYDLHSHTTASDGLLSPEQLVHRAVEMRVGTLAITDHDTTDAIPAARAEIVRAGLDLQLISGVEISTVWENHEIHIVGLNIDIDHPALRTFLQAQSERRVQRAKLIAERLEKAHIPGAWEGAQRLAQGANVTRGHFARFLVEQGKASNIADVFKKYLARGKTGYVPPQWCTIEQAIDVIHHSGGTAVMAHPGRYNLSAKWLKRLLAYFAQCGGEAMEVAQCQQAPNERTQLAAYARQFGLLASQGSDFHQPCPWIELGRKLWLPAGVEGVWLKWEQPQQNREREV; this is encoded by the coding sequence TTGAGCGACACGAATTACGCCATTATTTACGATCTTCACAGCCATACGACGGCCTCTGACGGTCTGCTTTCCCCGGAACAACTGGTGCATCGCGCGGTAGAAATGCGCGTTGGCACGCTGGCGATAACCGACCACGATACCACCGATGCCATTCCTGCAGCCCGTGCGGAAATTGTCCGTGCCGGACTGGATTTGCAGCTTATCAGCGGTGTGGAGATCTCCACCGTCTGGGAAAACCACGAAATACATATTGTTGGTCTGAATATTGATATTGACCACCCGGCGCTGCGTACTTTTTTGCAGGCGCAATCTGAACGCCGGGTCCAGCGGGCGAAACTGATTGCTGAGCGTTTAGAAAAAGCGCACATTCCCGGTGCCTGGGAAGGCGCGCAACGGCTGGCGCAGGGGGCGAACGTAACGCGCGGACACTTTGCCCGTTTCCTGGTGGAACAGGGCAAAGCGAGCAATATTGCCGATGTGTTTAAAAAGTATCTGGCACGGGGCAAAACGGGATACGTTCCTCCCCAGTGGTGTACAATAGAACAAGCTATTGATGTGATTCATCATTCTGGCGGAACGGCGGTAATGGCCCACCCTGGTCGCTATAACCTTTCTGCTAAATGGCTGAAAAGGCTGCTGGCGTATTTTGCACAGTGCGGCGGTGAGGCGATGGAAGTCGCCCAATGCCAGCAGGCTCCCAACGAGCGAACGCAGCTCGCCGCGTATGCCCGTCAGTTTGGTTTACTGGCGTCGCAAGGTTCTGATTTCCATCAGCCTTGCCCATGGATTGAACTGGGGCGCAAACTCTGGCTTCCGGCCGGTGTTGAGGGCGTATGGCTGAAATGGGAGCAGCCGCAACAGAACAGAGAGAGGGAAGTATGA
- a CDS encoding L-threonylcarbamoyladenylate synthase, with translation MSQFFYIHPENPQPRLINQAVEIVRKGGVIVYPTDSGYALGCKIEDKGAMERICRIRHLPDGHNFTLMCRDLSELSTYAFVDNVAFRLIKNNTPGNYTFILKGTKEVPRRLLQEKRKTIGLRVPSNPIALALLETLNEPMLSTSLMLPGSDFTESDPDEIKDRLEKVVDLIIHGGYLGQQPTTVVDLTESTPEVIREGVGDVKPFL, from the coding sequence ATGAGTCAATTTTTTTATATTCATCCGGAAAACCCCCAGCCGCGGTTGATTAACCAGGCGGTAGAAATTGTGCGTAAAGGCGGCGTCATCGTGTACCCCACCGATTCCGGTTATGCGTTGGGCTGTAAAATAGAAGACAAAGGGGCGATGGAGCGTATTTGCCGCATTCGTCACCTGCCGGATGGCCACAACTTTACGCTGATGTGCCGCGATTTATCGGAGCTGTCGACGTATGCCTTTGTCGATAACGTGGCTTTTCGTCTGATTAAAAATAATACGCCCGGCAATTACACGTTTATCCTGAAAGGGACAAAAGAGGTGCCGCGTCGTTTATTGCAGGAAAAACGCAAAACGATTGGTCTGCGCGTACCCTCGAACCCGATTGCGCTGGCGCTGCTGGAAACGCTCAACGAACCGATGCTCTCCACCTCGTTAATGCTGCCGGGCAGTGATTTTACCGAATCTGATCCGGATGAAATTAAAGATCGGCTGGAAAAAGTGGTGGATTTAATTATCCACGGTGGCTATCTCGGCCAACAACCGACGACGGTGGTCGATTTAACGGAATCGACACCCGAGGTTATTCGCGAAGGGGTTGGCGACGTTAAGCCTTTCTTATAG
- the rluB gene encoding 23S rRNA pseudouridine(2605) synthase RluB, with protein MSEKLQKVLARAGHGSRREIESIIEAGRVSVDGKIATLGDRVEVTPALKIRIDGHLISVKESVEQICRVLAYYKPEGELCTRNDPEGRPTVFDRLPKLRGARWIAVGRLDVNTCGLLLFTTDGELANRLMHPSREVEREYAVRVFGEVDDAKLRDLSRGVQLEDGPAAFKTIKFSGGEGINQWYNVTLTEGRNREVRRLWEAVGVQVSRLIRVRYGDIPLPKGLPRGGWTELDLAQTNYLRELVGLDAETQSKVAVEKDRRRMKANQIRRAVKRHSQPAGKSGGGRRPGSSRNKND; from the coding sequence ATGAGCGAGAAACTACAGAAAGTGCTGGCGCGAGCTGGCCACGGTTCCCGCCGTGAAATCGAATCTATTATTGAGGCTGGCCGCGTAAGCGTGGACGGCAAAATCGCCACACTGGGCGATCGCGTGGAAGTGACGCCTGCGCTGAAAATCCGTATCGATGGCCACCTCATTTCGGTGAAAGAGTCCGTGGAGCAGATCTGCCGCGTGCTGGCGTACTACAAACCGGAAGGTGAACTCTGTACGCGTAACGATCCGGAAGGACGCCCGACAGTTTTTGATCGTCTACCGAAACTGCGCGGCGCGCGCTGGATCGCGGTAGGTCGCCTCGACGTTAATACCTGCGGTCTGTTGCTGTTTACCACCGATGGTGAACTGGCGAATCGACTGATGCACCCGAGCCGTGAAGTTGAGCGTGAATACGCGGTACGTGTTTTTGGCGAAGTTGATGACGCGAAGTTGCGCGATCTGTCGCGCGGTGTGCAGCTGGAAGATGGCCCGGCGGCGTTTAAAACCATCAAGTTCAGCGGTGGCGAAGGCATTAACCAGTGGTATAACGTCACCCTGACCGAAGGGCGCAACCGTGAAGTGCGTCGTCTGTGGGAAGCGGTTGGCGTACAGGTTAGCCGCCTGATCCGCGTACGTTACGGTGATATTCCGCTGCCAAAAGGTTTGCCTCGCGGTGGCTGGACGGAACTCGATCTGGCGCAAACTAACTACCTGCGTGAGCTGGTGGGGCTGGATGCGGAAACGCAATCCAAAGTGGCCGTGGAGAAAGATCGCCGTCGCATGAAAGCGAACCAGATCCGCCGCGCGGTGAAACGTCACAGCCAACCGGCTGGCAAGTCCGGTGGTGGTCGTCGTCCTGGCAGTTCGCGTAATAAAAACGACTGA
- the tnpA gene encoding IS200/IS605 family transposase, giving the protein MGLYRSSSHVYWRCKYHIVWTPKYRFRILKDKLGKELYRTIYILCGIKDCEVLELNVQPDHVHLVVIVPPKISISTLMGHLKGRSAIRLYNRFPHIRKKLWGSHFWSRGYFVDTVGVNEEIIRRYVRHQEKTEQIHEQQMELLE; this is encoded by the coding sequence ATGGGGCTTTACAGGAGTTCATCACATGTATATTGGCGTTGCAAATATCACATAGTCTGGACGCCAAAGTACCGTTTCAGGATCCTGAAAGATAAGTTGGGCAAGGAACTTTACAGGACAATCTACATTCTCTGCGGAATAAAGGATTGTGAGGTTCTGGAGCTAAATGTTCAGCCAGATCATGTACATCTGGTCGTAATAGTTCCGCCGAAAATCTCGATATCAACTCTGATGGGGCATCTGAAAGGCCGCAGCGCAATCAGACTCTACAATCGTTTCCCACATATACGAAAAAAGCTATGGGGTAGCCACTTTTGGTCACGTGGCTACTTTGTAGATACTGTCGGTGTGAACGAGGAAATTATCAGACGATATGTGAGGCATCAGGAGAAAACGGAACAAATACATGAACAGCAAATGGAATTGCTAGAGTAG
- the cobO gene encoding cob(I)yrinic acid a,c-diamide adenosyltransferase: protein MSEERYQQRQQRVKERVDARVAAAQDERGIIIVFTGNGKGKTTAAFGTATRAVGHGKKVGAIQFIKGTWPNGERNLLEPLGVEFQVMATGFTWDTQNRESDTAACLAVWQHAERMLADPALDMVLLDELTYMVAYDYLPLETVLDALRKRPANQTVIITGRGCHRDILDLADTVSELRPVKHAFEAGVKAQQGIDY, encoded by the coding sequence ATGAGCGAAGAACGATATCAGCAACGCCAGCAGCGCGTGAAAGAGCGTGTCGATGCGCGCGTCGCTGCCGCACAGGATGAACGCGGGATCATTATTGTTTTTACCGGAAACGGTAAAGGGAAAACCACCGCCGCATTCGGCACAGCAACACGCGCAGTCGGCCATGGTAAAAAAGTGGGCGCCATTCAGTTTATCAAAGGGACGTGGCCGAATGGCGAACGCAACCTGCTGGAACCGCTGGGCGTGGAATTCCAGGTGATGGCAACCGGTTTTACCTGGGACACGCAAAACCGCGAAAGCGACACCGCAGCCTGTCTGGCGGTCTGGCAACATGCCGAACGAATGCTGGCCGATCCCGCGCTGGATATGGTGCTGCTGGATGAACTGACCTATATGGTGGCCTATGATTACCTGCCACTGGAAACGGTACTTGACGCGTTACGCAAACGCCCGGCAAACCAGACAGTGATTATCACCGGACGCGGCTGCCACCGCGATATTCTTGACCTGGCGGATACCGTCAGCGAATTAAGACCGGTGAAACACGCTTTTGAAGCGGGCGTGAAAGCGCAACAAGGTATCGATTACTGA
- a CDS encoding YciK family oxidoreductase, whose protein sequence is MHYQPQRDLLNDRIILVTGASDGIGKEAALTYARYGASLILLGRDDAKLQQVARDIEQEGQQAQWFTLDMASCTPEMCQQLADTIAATVPRLDGVLHNAGLLGDVSPMIEQVPAVWNEVMQVNVNATFYLTQALLPLLLKSDCGSLVFTSSSVGRQGRANWGAYAVSKFATEGMMQVLAEEYQNRVRVNCINPGGTRTKMRASAFPTEDPDKLKTPADIMPLYLWLMGDDSRRKTGMSFDAQPGRKPGISQ, encoded by the coding sequence GTGCATTATCAGCCACAACGCGATTTGTTAAACGATCGCATCATTCTGGTGACCGGTGCCAGCGACGGCATCGGCAAAGAAGCGGCGCTGACCTACGCCCGCTACGGCGCGAGCCTCATTCTGCTGGGCCGAGACGACGCAAAATTACAGCAGGTTGCGCGCGATATTGAACAAGAAGGCCAGCAAGCGCAGTGGTTTACCCTCGATATGGCAAGCTGCACCCCGGAAATGTGCCAGCAACTGGCTGATACCATTGCGGCCACCGTGCCGCGTCTGGATGGTGTATTGCACAATGCCGGTTTACTCGGGGATGTATCGCCAATGATCGAGCAGGTTCCGGCAGTCTGGAACGAGGTGATGCAGGTCAACGTGAACGCCACCTTTTATCTCACCCAGGCGCTTCTTCCTTTATTACTTAAATCGGACTGCGGCTCTCTGGTTTTCACCTCCTCGAGCGTTGGCCGCCAGGGACGTGCTAACTGGGGCGCTTATGCTGTGTCGAAATTTGCCACCGAAGGGATGATGCAGGTGCTGGCCGAAGAGTATCAAAACCGGGTGCGGGTCAACTGTATTAACCCAGGCGGTACGCGCACCAAAATGCGTGCCAGCGCCTTTCCGACCGAAGATCCAGACAAACTGAAAACCCCCGCCGATATTATGCCGCTTTATCTGTGGCTGATGGGCGATGACAGCCGCCGTAAAACCGGTATGAGTTTTGATGCCCAGCCGGGTCGCAAACCAGGAATTTCACAATGA
- the sohB gene encoding protease SohB: MELLSEYGLFLAKIATVVVAIAVVAVLIVNLTQRKRQRGELKITRLSEQYKEMQEEMSVSLLDDHQQKRWHKAQKKKLKLEAKAAKAKAKAGEQQDKGAPRAYVLDFKGSMDAGEVNALREEITAVLAVATPQDQVVVRLESPGGVVHGYGLAASQLQRLRDKHIPLTIAVDKVAASGGYMMACVADKIVAAPFAIIGSIGVVAQIPNFNRFLKGKEIDIELHTAGQFKRTLTLLGENTEEGRQKFRESLNETHDLFKGFVHQMRPELDIESVATGEHWYGSQALDKGLIDAIGTSDDLLLGLIEDHEVIGVRYQQRKKLMERFTGSAMESIDHLLMRWWQRGQKPMM, encoded by the coding sequence ATGGAATTACTGTCTGAGTATGGCCTGTTTCTGGCCAAAATCGCGACTGTCGTCGTGGCGATTGCTGTTGTGGCCGTGCTGATTGTTAATTTGACACAGCGCAAACGCCAGCGGGGAGAACTGAAAATCACCCGTTTGAGTGAGCAATATAAAGAGATGCAGGAGGAGATGTCGGTCTCCTTGCTGGATGATCACCAACAGAAACGTTGGCACAAAGCGCAGAAGAAAAAACTGAAGCTGGAAGCGAAAGCGGCAAAAGCGAAGGCGAAGGCCGGCGAACAGCAAGACAAAGGCGCGCCGCGTGCCTATGTGCTCGATTTCAAAGGCAGTATGGACGCGGGCGAAGTCAACGCATTGCGTGAAGAGATTACGGCAGTGCTGGCGGTGGCAACGCCGCAGGATCAAGTCGTTGTGCGCCTGGAAAGCCCGGGAGGCGTGGTGCATGGCTACGGTCTTGCCGCTTCCCAGTTACAACGTTTGCGCGACAAGCATATCCCGTTGACCATCGCCGTCGACAAAGTGGCTGCCAGTGGCGGCTATATGATGGCCTGCGTGGCCGATAAAATTGTTGCGGCACCGTTCGCGATCATCGGCTCTATCGGCGTGGTAGCGCAGATCCCCAACTTTAACCGCTTCCTCAAAGGCAAAGAGATCGACATTGAGCTGCACACGGCGGGTCAGTTCAAACGTACGCTGACACTGCTTGGTGAAAACACGGAAGAAGGGCGGCAGAAATTTCGCGAGAGCCTGAACGAAACTCACGATCTGTTTAAAGGTTTTGTTCACCAGATGCGGCCAGAACTGGACATTGAAAGCGTGGCGACGGGGGAGCACTGGTACGGCTCCCAGGCGCTTGATAAGGGACTGATCGACGCCATTGGCACCAGCGATGATCTGCTGCTGGGGCTTATCGAAGATCACGAAGTGATTGGTGTGCGCTATCAGCAGCGTAAAAAGCTGATGGAGCGTTTTACGGGCAGTGCGATGGAGAGCATCGATCATTTGCTGATGCGCTGGTGGCAGCGCGGGCAAAAACCGATGATGTAA
- a CDS encoding YciN family protein yields MQETSQPINRQSLLELANKMISEHDDTLSGIVATGVSQRNGVLVFSGEYFLDEQGLPTAKSTAVFNMFKYLAHELSEKYHLID; encoded by the coding sequence ATGCAAGAGACATCTCAGCCAATCAATCGCCAGTCTCTGCTTGAACTGGCTAATAAAATGATCAGTGAGCATGACGACACGCTATCCGGTATCGTCGCGACCGGCGTCAGCCAGCGTAACGGCGTACTGGTTTTCAGCGGCGAGTATTTTCTTGATGAGCAAGGCTTACCGACGGCGAAAAGTACAGCGGTATTCAACATGTTCAAATACTTAGCGCATGAGCTTTCTGAAAAATATCATCTGATTGACTAA